ATGTTCTGGATCTGTGGGTGGCCGCATGGCGAAAGCGCCATGCGGTGGGAGAAGTCATCATCGTGCGTTATGCCGACGATTTCGTTCTCGGTTTCCAAGAGGAGATCGATGCAAAATGCTGCCTCGGAGCACTCAAGGAACGGTTTGCCAAGTTTCACTTGGAACTGCACCCCGAGAAGACGCGTCTGCTTGAGTTCGGTCGCTTTGCGGCTGAACGACGATCAAAACGCGGCGAAGGTCCTCCTGAGACATTCGATTTTCTGGGATTCACGCACATCAGCGGGAAAACCAGCAAGGGCGATTTCACCATCCGCCGCATCTCGGCGTTAAAGAAGCTCAAAGGCAAGCTCATCGAACTGAAAGAC
This sequence is a window from Schlesneria paludicola DSM 18645. Protein-coding genes within it:
- a CDS encoding reverse transcriptase domain-containing protein, with the translated sequence VLDLWVAAWRKRHAVGEVIIVRYADDFVLGFQEEIDAKCCLGALKERFAKFHLELHPEKTRLLEFGRFAAERRSKRGEGPPETFDFLGFTHISGKTSKGDFTIRRISALKKLKGKLIELKDKLKRMVHWDLAEVGSWLSSVYKGWCNYHAIPLNSTRLFQFRTAIQQIWLCVLRRRSQRARRMTW